GGCCGGGAATTCCGTTGCTGTTGATGTTTCTGCTTATTTTAAAAAGCCAACCCGGTTTCTGGGCAAAGATGCCATTCTTTCGGCAGGGATGAATATCTCCAATATTGGCACAAAAATGAGTTATGTAGATGGTTATAAAGGTTACTTTCTGCCAACAAACTTAAAAATAGGAGGAGCATCTACTTTCATTCTGGATGATTTTAACCAGTTTACCTTTGCCCTTGATTTTAATAAATTACTGGTGCCAACACAACCGGTGTACAATACAGATGGGGAAATAATTGCAGGCGAAGATCCGGACAGGTCCGTTCCGGCGGGTATTTTCGGTTCCTTTACAGATGCTCCGGGCGGATTTAAAGAAGAAATGCAGGAGATTAACATTGCTGCAGGTATGGAATATTGGTACAATCAGCAATTTGCACTTCGTGCAGGCTATTTTTATGAAAGCCCTAAAAAAGGCGACAGGCGTTACTTTACCCTGGGTGCAGGTTTAAAATACAATGTATTTAATATAGACTTTGCATATTTGCTGGCCAGTCCGCAAAAAAGTCCTTTGGCAAATACGCTGAGGTTCTCTCTTTTGTTCAATTTTGGCCAGGCCAAATAAGGAAACAGGAATACTAATAAAACAAAAAACATATAGAAATGAAGATTAAGGTAGGGTTTGGCTTTGATGTACATCAGCTGAAGGAAAATCATCCTTTTGTGGTGGGAGGAGTAGATTTGGAACACCATAAAGGTGCTTATGGTCACTCCGATGCAGACGTGTTGTTGCATGCCATTTGCGATGCGCTCCTTGGTGCAGCTAATTTACG
This region of Pedobacter steynii genomic DNA includes:
- the porV gene encoding type IX secretion system outer membrane channel protein PorV, whose translation is MSGRLVKAVLSIFSLLTVGADLYAQSVQPGTQTNGSRSSNIATAVPFLLITPDARAGGMGEAGVAVQPDANAMSMNPSKLAFLDRSYGFSVSYSPWLKSLIPDVNLTYLSGYYKLDDRNTIASSLRYFSLGEIQLTDISQQDLGVYTPNELSFDVSFARKMGESFSLGTSVRYIRSNLFSGQFSAGQQTKAGNSVAVDVSAYFKKPTRFLGKDAILSAGMNISNIGTKMSYVDGYKGYFLPTNLKIGGASTFILDDFNQFTFALDFNKLLVPTQPVYNTDGEIIAGEDPDRSVPAGIFGSFTDAPGGFKEEMQEINIAAGMEYWYNQQFALRAGYFYESPKKGDRRYFTLGAGLKYNVFNIDFAYLLASPQKSPLANTLRFSLLFNFGQAK